One Panulirus ornatus isolate Po-2019 chromosome 16, ASM3632096v1, whole genome shotgun sequence genomic window carries:
- the LOC139753917 gene encoding uncharacterized protein, translated as MASVRTPRCIPPPGWLPQGPDLPHRSLNTLTDNLSDSDDTFFVPRPLRRARLGSRITDDDSSANMVLVTTASRDWGDEFCDVSLENPGDAKSGSGDCYDQGVGSCGKSIVKENLKHIAYKIKPGRKHGNIRDGGDQNVQTELPPFEICCGHEQEGPGNKDQKTGYRCTERDYTPPGFMKLRGKQTLSYQAPMTPQEAPHGSTSPPSGYSSFSRLMQAADDATYGDSDTANGASDNKDNGGKWCSSSSSGGSSRQQQRKQSMMDGLLISIYRHQRRCSSVGESDTLTEHSTTSDTPLAARSHPSTSSSRVVHRKSRLLNKVHVCAYVYQMQGQFSSCGLLFFHKYLCSLGHECRNVRKMYDCFLQCRMKRVL; from the exons ATGGCGTCAGTTAGAACTCCGCGTTGTATACCACCGCCTGGTTGGCTCCCTCAGGGCCCTGACTTACCGCATCGTTCTCTTAATACGCTCACGGACAACCTCTCGGACTCGGACGACACGTTCTTCGTGCCTCGGCCGCTCCGTCGTGCGCGGCTGGGGTCTCGTATAACTGATGACGACTCGTCAGCAAACATGGTGCTGGTCACCACCGCGTCGCGCGACTGGGGCGACGAATTCTGCGATGTCAGCCTCGAAAATCCCGGTGACGCGAAGAGTGGCAGTGGTGATTGTTATGACCAGGGTGTCGGTTCTTGTGGAAAGAGCATAGTCAAAGAAAATTTGAAACACATCGCGTATAAGATTAAACCAGGCAGAAAACATGGTAATATTCGAGATGGTGGTGATCAGAATGTACAGACCgaacttcctccttttgaaatATGCTGTGGCCACGAACAGGAAGGTCCAGGAAACAAAGACCAGAAGACGGGTTACAGGTGTACGGAGAGGGACTATACACCACCTGGATTTATGAAACTCAGGGGCAAGCAGACGTTGTCATACCAGGCGCCAATGACACCTCAGGAGGCACCGCACGGCTCGACGTCGCCTCCGTCAGGCTACTCCTCCTTCTCGCGGCTCATGCAAGCCGCTGACGACGCCACCTACGGCGATTCCGATACGGCCAACGGCGCTAGCGATAATAAAGACAACGGCGGCAA atggtgcagcagcagcagcagcggcggcagcagcaggcaACAACAGCGGAAGCAGTCCATGATGGACGGCCTCCTTATTTCCATCTACCGCCACCAGCGGCGCTGCAGCAGCGTTGGGGAGTCGGACACCCTGACGGAACACTCCACGACCTCCGACACGCCCTTAGCCGCTCGCTcgcacccttccacctcctcctccagggtcgtCCACCGCAAGTCCAGGCTGCTGAACAAAG TGCATGTCTGTGCATATGTTTACCAGATGCAAGGCCAGTTTTCCTCGTGTGGTCTCCTTTTCTTCCACAAGTacctgtgttccttagggcatgaATGTAGAAATGTACGAAAGATGTACGACTGTTTCCTGCAGTGCAGAATGAAGCGAGTCTTGTAG